In Neobacillus endophyticus, a single window of DNA contains:
- a CDS encoding NAD(P)-binding domain-containing protein, which produces MCNAKSSVIGFIGTGVMGQSMAGHILNAGYELLVFNRTKSRAADLI; this is translated from the coding sequence ATGTGTAACGCTAAAAGTTCAGTTATAGGATTTATTGGTACAGGTGTTATGGGACAAAGCATGGCCGGTCATATTTTAAATGCTGGTTATGAATTACTTGTCTTTAATCGCACTAAATCTCGTGCTGCTGATTTAATT